The DNA window CTGGTGCTGGGCCTGGTGGAGGAGTTCGTGGTGGGGTACGCGGCCAGCTCCTGGCGCGACGCGGTGGCGTTCGGCTTCCTCATCCTGGTGCTGCTGGTGAAGCCGGGAGGCCTGTTCGGCCGGGTCGCCGCGGAGAAGGTGTGATGATGCAAACCCCCGCGCTTCCCCTCCCCGAGTCCCGCCCGCTGGTGCCTCCCGCGCTGCGCGGCGTGCTGCCGGTGCTGCTGGCGGTGCCCGCGCTGTTGCTGTTCCAGTGGGCCCTCAGCGGCTCCGAGTTCGCCTCCTATCTGCTGTCCGTGATGGGGGTGAACATCATCCTGGCGGTGAGCCTCAACATCGTGAACGGGATGACGGGCCAGTTCTCCATCGGCCATGCGGGCTTCATGGCCGTGGGCGCGTACATCGCCGGCTACGCCTCGCTCCAGCTCAAGGAGGTGGCGCTGTCCTTCCTCCCCGTGGCGGCCAGCGACCAGGTGCTGTTCACCGTGGCGCTGCTGCTCGGCGGCCTGGCCGCGGCGGCGTGTGGCTTCCTCGTGGGCCTGCCCTCGCTGCGGCTGCGCGGGGACTACCTGGCCATCGTCACGCTGGGCTTCGGCGAAATCATCCGCGTCGTGGTGCAGAACACGGACGCCTTCGGCCGGGCGCTGGGCCTGTCTGGCATCCCCCAGTACGCCAGCCCCTCCATGGTGTTCTTCTGGGTGTTCCTCGTGGTGCTCGCCGCGCGGCGCCTGGCGTCCTCCAGCCACGGCCGCAGCCTGTGGTCCATCCGCGAGGATGAGGTGGCCGCCGAGGCCATGGGCGTGGACACCACGGGCTACAAGGTCCGCGCCTTCGTCTTCTCGTCCTTCTTCGCGGGCATCGCGGGCGGCCTGTTCGCCCACTTCGTGCCCATCATCAACCCCGGCTCCTTCACCTTCGTGCGGTCGATGGAAATCGTCGTCATGGTGGTGCTGGGTGGCCTGGGCTCCACCACGGGGGCCATCATCGCGGCCATCTTCCTGACGCTGCTCCCGGAGGGCATGCGCTCGCTGTTCGGCGCGCTCGGCACCGAGGGCAGCCTGGCGCAGCGGGTGGACCAGATTCGCATGCCCATCTATGGCCTTCTGCTGGTGGTGCTGATGCTGTCGCGTCCCCAGGGCTTGTTCGGCACGCGGGAAATCTGGGACGTGCTGCCCAAGTGGCTGTCGCGCAAGCGCGGGAGTCAGGCGTGAGCGCGAGCGTGACGGTTCTTCCCATGGCGAGCGCGCCGCTGTTGAGGGCGGACGGGGTGAGCATCCAGTTCGGTGGCCTCAAGGCCCTGACGGACTTCCACCTCTCCATCCAGCAGGGCGACCTCCAAGGTCTCATCGGTCCCAATGGCGCGGGGAAGTCCACCGCGTTCAACGTGCTGACCGGCGTGTACCAGCCCACCCAGGGCGACGTGCGGGTGTGCGACACGAAGGTGAACGGGCGCAAGCCGCACCAAATCAACCTGCTGGGCGTGGCGCGCACCTTCCAGAACATCCGCTTGTTCCGCGCGCTGACCGCGCTGGACAACGTGAAGGTGGCCTGCCGCGCGCAGACGGCGCTGCACCAGTTCGACACGGGGCTGGTCGCGAAGCTGAAGAACGCGGGCCACAACTACGCGGACTGGTGGCGGGCGCTGCTGCTCACCCCGGGCTTCCAGCGCGAGGAGCGCCGGCTGACAGAGCAGGCCGAGCACCTGCTCTCCGTCATGGGCCTGTCGCACCGCCGCGACGAGGAGGCGCGCAACCTGCCTTACGGCGAGCAGCGCCGCCTGGAAATCGCGCGGGCGCTGGGCACCCAGCCGCGCGTGCTGCTGTTGGATGAGCCCGCTGCGGGCATGAACACCCGCGAGAAGGCGGACCTGATGGTCCTC is part of the Myxococcus landrumus genome and encodes:
- a CDS encoding branched-chain amino acid ABC transporter permease; translation: MQTPALPLPESRPLVPPALRGVLPVLLAVPALLLFQWALSGSEFASYLLSVMGVNIILAVSLNIVNGMTGQFSIGHAGFMAVGAYIAGYASLQLKEVALSFLPVAASDQVLFTVALLLGGLAAAACGFLVGLPSLRLRGDYLAIVTLGFGEIIRVVVQNTDAFGRALGLSGIPQYASPSMVFFWVFLVVLAARRLASSSHGRSLWSIREDEVAAEAMGVDTTGYKVRAFVFSSFFAGIAGGLFAHFVPIINPGSFTFVRSMEIVVMVVLGGLGSTTGAIIAAIFLTLLPEGMRSLFGALGTEGSLAQRVDQIRMPIYGLLLVVLMLSRPQGLFGTREIWDVLPKWLSRKRGSQA
- a CDS encoding ABC transporter ATP-binding protein, translating into MASAPLLRADGVSIQFGGLKALTDFHLSIQQGDLQGLIGPNGAGKSTAFNVLTGVYQPTQGDVRVCDTKVNGRKPHQINLLGVARTFQNIRLFRALTALDNVKVACRAQTALHQFDTGLVAKLKNAGHNYADWWRALLLTPGFQREERRLTEQAEHLLSVMGLSHRRDEEARNLPYGEQRRLEIARALGTQPRVLLLDEPAAGMNTREKADLMVLIRKLRDDFKLGVLVIEHDMKLVMGICEQITVLDHGETIARGAPAQVRSDRKVIEAYLGDSYLESHGGAA